ACCACCACCGCGCTGAACGCGATGCCGACGCCGCTGCTGCCGTTGATGAAGCCGATCGAGTGGCCGAAGAAGCCCATTGCGAAGTTGGCCAGGTACAGCAGCAGGATGCCGCCGGTGGCCGCGGCGATGCCCAGCTTGAACTTCTCGGTGGCGCGGATCAGCCCGCTGCGATAGGCCAGCAGCAGCGCGGCCATGGTGCCGAAGGTCAGCCCCACCGCCTGCATCACGATGCCGGGGTAGCGCATCTCGAAGATCGCCGACAGCGCGCCGATGAACAGCCCTTCCGCCACTGCGTACAGCGGCGCGGTGAACGGCGCCCAGGTCTTCTTAAACACGGTGACCAGCCCCAGCACCAGGCCACCGATGGCGCCACCGAGCACCAGCGGCATCATCGCCGGCAGGCTGTCCGGACCGGCGAACCGGCTCCAGCTGACCATCGCGCCGACCAGCACCAGGAGCAGCAGCAGGCCGGTCTTGTTGACCGTGCCGTTGATCGTCATCGCCTGGTCGTCGCGCGTGACGACAGCGCCGCTGGCCGCGTCGAGGAAGGTGTTCTTGTTGAGCGCCGGATTGCCGCTTTGCATGATCTGCTCCCGTGGTTTGCCCTCATCGTAGCGGCTTTGCCGCCGTCCTGCGCCAATCTGCCGTTACGCCGCCTTGCGCAAACTACGCGACAATGAGGGCCCGTCGAACGCCGCGGAGCCCCAATGAACCCTTCCACCCTGCGCATCGCCACCCGCAAGAGCGCACTCGCGCTGTGGCAGGCCGAGCACGTCGCGTCGCGGCTGCGCGCCACGCATCCCGGGCTGGCGGTGGAACTGGTGCCCTTGTCCACCCGCGGCGACGAGATCCTCGACCAGCCGCTGGCCACCATCGGCGGCAAGGGGCTGTTCCTGAAGGAGCTGGAGGTGGCGATGCTGGAAGGCCGCGCCGACCTCGCCGTGCATTCGCTGAAGGACGTGCCGGCGCAGCTGGAGCCGGGTTTCGCGCTGCCGGCGATGCTGCCGCGCGCGGATGCCGCCGACGCGTTCGTCAGCAACCATTACGCCGACCTCGCCGCGCTGCCGCACGGTGCGCGCGTGGGTACTTCGTCGCTGCGCCGGCAGGCGCAGTTGCGCGCGTTGCGGTCGGATCTGGTGCTGCTCGACCTGCGCGGCAACGTGGGCACGCGGCTGGCCAAGCTCGATGCCGGCGCCTACGACGCGATCGTGCTGGCCTGCGCGGGGCTGGAACGCCTCGACCTGGCCGTGCGCATCCGCTCGCGGCTGGCCGCCCCGGACTGGCTGCCGGCGCCGGGCCAGGCGGCGATCGCGATCGAGGCGCGCGCCGACCAGCCCGGCGTGCTGGCGCTGCTGGTCGCGCTGGACGACGCCGACACCCGGCTCACGGTGAGCGCCGAGCGCGCGATGAACCAGGCGCTGGGCGGCAGCTGCACGGTGCCGGTCGGCGCGTGGTGCATGCTGGGCGAACACGGCCTGCACCTGCGCGGCCTGGTTGGCGACGCCGCCGGCGGCCGGCTGCTGCGCGCGGAGGCCAGCGGCCCCAGTGACCAGGCGCTCGCGCTGGGCCGGCAGGTGGCGGCCGATCTGCTGGCGCAGGGCGCGGCGGAGTTTCTCGGGATCTGAAAGACTATAGGAGCGCAGGCGGGTTCCTGGCGTAAACGAAGACGGCCGCGCGGTTGCCCGGCGCGGCCGCTTTTATCGGAGGTGCAGCCACCGATGGCCGCCCGTTTGACCTTGACGATCAGGGACGATCGCCAGAGTCGTCCATCAGGCGGCCTTCGGCGCCGCCGTGTCCTCGCGGTCGACGTGGTGGGTGATCCACCACTGCTGGCCGAGGCCGACGATGCCGTTGACCGCGTAGTACAGGCACAGGCCGGCAGGGAAGAAGGCGAACATCACGGTGAACAGCAGCGGCATCACCTTCATCATCTTCGCCTGGGTCGGGTCCATGCCCGCGGCGACCGGGTTCAGCCACTGCGTGCCCAGCATCACCAGCGCGTAGATGATCGGCAGGATGTAGAACGGATCGGGCGCGCTGAGGTCGGG
This genomic stretch from Rhodanobacter thiooxydans harbors:
- a CDS encoding Bax inhibitor-1/YccA family protein, which gives rise to MQSGNPALNKNTFLDAASGAVVTRDDQAMTINGTVNKTGLLLLLVLVGAMVSWSRFAGPDSLPAMMPLVLGGAIGGLVLGLVTVFKKTWAPFTAPLYAVAEGLFIGALSAIFEMRYPGIVMQAVGLTFGTMAALLLAYRSGLIRATEKFKLGIAAATGGILLLYLANFAMGFFGHSIGFINGSSGVGIAFSAVVVVIAALNLILDFDLIETGAQQGAPKYMEWYGAFALVVTLVWLYLELLRLLSKLQSRN
- the hemC gene encoding hydroxymethylbilane synthase, with the protein product MNPSTLRIATRKSALALWQAEHVASRLRATHPGLAVELVPLSTRGDEILDQPLATIGGKGLFLKELEVAMLEGRADLAVHSLKDVPAQLEPGFALPAMLPRADAADAFVSNHYADLAALPHGARVGTSSLRRQAQLRALRSDLVLLDLRGNVGTRLAKLDAGAYDAIVLACAGLERLDLAVRIRSRLAAPDWLPAPGQAAIAIEARADQPGVLALLVALDDADTRLTVSAERAMNQALGGSCTVPVGAWCMLGEHGLHLRGLVGDAAGGRLLRAEASGPSDQALALGRQVAADLLAQGAAEFLGI